A region of Fibrobacter succinogenes subsp. succinogenes S85 DNA encodes the following proteins:
- a CDS encoding ATP-dependent Clp protease ATP-binding subunit: MSDFTNDAEKVLAKAQSLRDRCSHSYLGAAHLAVGLVEGPDATLKKLYKSKGVKPNELRGRLEPFVQKIPRMEGVNPDVEPDSDLNRILRAAVQAARQVSRMVTPGDLLVALMKFSGDRGLAKVFEDALGSTEVVETWLSDPFAGAANAEEQSPLKLYGRELVEMAADGKLSPVIGREEEIRRVILILSRKTKNNPCLVGEPGVGKTAIVEGLAERIYRGDVPDALKGKKVFALDLSALMAGAKYRGDFEERLKSVIDAIEEDGNTLMFIDELHNIVGAGKTEGSMDLGNMLKPKLARGELHCIGATTTQEYRKYIEKDSALERRFQPVQVSEPSEDEAISILRGIKDGFDAHHGVRLHDNALVAAVKLSNRYISDRFLPDKAIDLIDEAASLVKTQMDTVPEALDTLQRKELQMKIEEQALSKETDEASVKRLKELREDLAVTDAAVKQMQERWQDRRAAFAEVQDLKKALKAAKDEMEQAEARYDLNRAAELKYNKIVNIEKELAQKTEALRKSAEEGGLSEEVTEETIALVVSRWTGIPVTKLCEGEKAKLLHLDERLHARVIGQDEAVEAVSEAILRNRSGLSRENAPIGSFLFLGPTGVGKTELAKALAVELFDSENALVRIDMSEYMEKHSVSRLIGAPPGYVGYEEGGQLTEAVRTHPYCVILLDEIEKAHPDVFNTLLQVLDDGRLTDGKGRTVNFKNTLILMTSNLGAEKFRLSAANAKNGEPPQVALADVEADLHAFFRPEFLNRLDEVLVFQSLSKKQIREIVKLKFADLANRAARQDLVLTLSDAALDAIAEGAYQPEFGARPIQRYIERNIERPLSHAILSGTVSAAKPAVVDYKDGMFVVK; this comes from the coding sequence ATGTCAGATTTTACTAACGATGCAGAAAAGGTCTTGGCCAAGGCGCAAAGCTTGCGCGACCGCTGTTCGCACTCCTACCTGGGTGCGGCACATTTGGCCGTTGGCCTTGTTGAAGGCCCTGATGCAACCCTGAAGAAACTTTATAAGTCCAAGGGCGTCAAGCCGAACGAACTCCGAGGCCGTTTGGAACCGTTTGTGCAGAAAATCCCGCGCATGGAAGGCGTGAACCCGGATGTTGAACCGGATAGCGACTTGAACCGCATTTTGCGTGCCGCTGTGCAGGCGGCTCGTCAGGTCAGCCGTATGGTAACGCCGGGCGATTTGCTCGTGGCGTTGATGAAGTTCTCGGGCGACCGTGGACTTGCCAAGGTTTTTGAAGATGCGCTTGGTTCGACCGAAGTGGTGGAAACTTGGCTTTCGGACCCGTTTGCGGGAGCCGCGAACGCCGAGGAACAGTCTCCGCTGAAACTCTACGGTCGTGAACTCGTGGAAATGGCGGCTGATGGAAAGCTCTCGCCGGTGATTGGCCGTGAAGAAGAAATCCGTCGTGTGATTTTGATTTTGAGCCGTAAGACAAAGAACAACCCTTGCTTGGTCGGTGAACCGGGCGTGGGTAAGACGGCTATTGTCGAAGGCCTTGCCGAACGTATTTACCGTGGCGACGTGCCGGATGCGTTGAAGGGCAAGAAGGTCTTTGCGCTTGATTTGTCAGCCTTGATGGCGGGTGCAAAATACCGTGGCGACTTTGAAGAACGTCTCAAATCTGTGATTGATGCTATCGAAGAAGATGGCAACACGCTTATGTTCATCGACGAACTCCACAACATTGTGGGTGCAGGTAAGACCGAAGGCTCGATGGACCTTGGCAATATGCTTAAGCCGAAGCTCGCTCGTGGCGAACTCCATTGTATTGGTGCGACGACGACTCAGGAATACCGCAAGTACATCGAAAAGGATTCCGCTTTGGAACGTCGTTTCCAGCCGGTGCAGGTCTCTGAACCGAGTGAAGACGAAGCTATTTCCATCTTGCGTGGCATTAAGGATGGCTTTGATGCGCACCATGGCGTGCGTCTGCACGATAACGCGCTCGTCGCTGCTGTGAAACTTTCGAACCGTTACATCAGTGATAGGTTCCTCCCGGATAAGGCGATTGACTTGATTGACGAGGCGGCAAGCCTTGTGAAAACGCAGATGGACACGGTTCCGGAAGCGCTCGATACCTTACAGCGTAAGGAACTCCAGATGAAGATTGAGGAACAGGCGCTTTCGAAGGAAACGGACGAAGCGAGCGTCAAGCGCTTGAAAGAACTCCGTGAAGACCTTGCTGTGACTGATGCTGCCGTCAAGCAGATGCAGGAACGCTGGCAAGATCGCCGTGCCGCATTTGCCGAAGTTCAGGACTTGAAGAAAGCTTTGAAGGCTGCAAAGGACGAGATGGAACAGGCTGAAGCCCGTTACGACTTGAACCGCGCTGCAGAACTCAAGTACAATAAGATCGTAAACATTGAAAAGGAACTGGCGCAAAAGACCGAAGCGCTCCGCAAGAGTGCCGAAGAAGGCGGCTTGAGCGAAGAAGTGACCGAAGAGACGATTGCGCTTGTGGTGAGCCGTTGGACGGGCATTCCGGTGACAAAGCTTTGCGAAGGCGAAAAGGCAAAGTTGTTGCACTTGGACGAACGTCTGCATGCCCGTGTGATTGGCCAGGACGAAGCTGTTGAAGCCGTGTCCGAAGCGATTTTGCGTAACCGTAGCGGCCTCTCCCGTGAAAATGCGCCGATTGGAAGCTTCCTCTTCTTGGGCCCGACGGGCGTGGGTAAGACGGAACTTGCAAAGGCTTTGGCTGTGGAACTTTTCGATAGCGAAAACGCACTTGTCCGTATCGACATGAGCGAATACATGGAAAAGCATAGCGTAAGCCGTTTGATTGGTGCTCCTCCGGGATACGTGGGCTACGAAGAAGGCGGCCAGCTGACCGAAGCTGTGCGTACGCATCCGTACTGCGTGATTTTGCTCGATGAAATCGAGAAGGCGCACCCGGACGTGTTCAATACGCTGTTGCAGGTGCTCGATGACGGTCGTTTGACGGACGGCAAGGGCCGTACGGTGAACTTCAAGAACACCTTGATTTTGATGACCTCGAACTTGGGTGCCGAGAAGTTCCGCCTGAGTGCGGCTAACGCCAAGAACGGTGAACCGCCGCAGGTTGCGCTTGCGGATGTCGAAGCCGACTTGCATGCGTTCTTCCGCCCGGAATTCTTGAACCGCTTGGACGAAGTGCTTGTATTCCAGAGCCTCTCGAAGAAGCAAATTCGCGAAATCGTGAAACTCAAATTTGCAGATTTGGCGAACCGCGCTGCCCGTCAGGACTTGGTGCTTACGCTTTCGGATGCGGCTCTTGATGCGATTGCGGAAGGGGCTTACCAGCCGGAATTCGGTGCTCGCCCGATTCAGCGTTACATCGAACGCAACATAGAACGTCCGTTGAGCCACGCGATACTCTCGGGAACCGTGAGTGCAGCAAAGCCCGCCGTCGTGGACTACAAGGACGGAATGTTTGTAGTGAAATAG
- the hisC gene encoding histidinol-phosphate transaminase yields MVEPRPELSKLSDYVPGKSIDEIRERYGLKNVVKLASNENPLGASPKAVEAFHEIANSLHLYPRGDAPKLIDAIAKMYGVSTNQIVIGNGSDEIIDMVGKAFIRQGDNCVGITPTFSVYKFTTLSNGADFIGVGEGDEKATLDKLAAAVNDKTRVAFICNPNNPTGHYYTEAEIRSFLAKVPSNVLVFLDEAYAEFATAADYPKMAPLLSEYPNLFLNRTFSKIYGLAGLRVGYAMASVEVVRAMWKIKPPFDVNQAAQVAAVAALADTAHVEATRKNNAVGFEYLNRELSALGFKVLPTQANFICVHIGERAKELVSFLEQNGMIVRGLTSFGMPEHIRITVGKPEENELLVSLVKKWVG; encoded by the coding sequence GTGGTAGAACCGCGTCCAGAACTTTCTAAACTTTCCGATTACGTCCCAGGCAAGTCCATCGACGAAATTCGTGAACGTTATGGTCTTAAGAATGTTGTAAAGCTTGCGTCTAACGAAAACCCGTTGGGTGCTTCTCCGAAGGCGGTGGAAGCGTTCCACGAAATCGCAAATTCGTTGCACTTGTACCCGCGTGGTGATGCTCCGAAGCTCATTGATGCCATTGCAAAGATGTATGGCGTTTCTACCAACCAGATCGTGATTGGTAACGGTTCCGATGAAATCATCGACATGGTGGGCAAGGCTTTTATCCGCCAGGGCGACAATTGCGTGGGCATTACGCCGACGTTCTCTGTCTACAAGTTTACAACGCTTTCAAACGGTGCCGATTTTATTGGTGTGGGCGAAGGCGATGAAAAGGCAACGCTTGATAAGCTCGCTGCTGCCGTCAACGACAAGACTCGCGTGGCTTTCATTTGCAACCCGAACAACCCGACCGGTCACTACTACACCGAAGCTGAAATTCGTAGCTTCCTTGCGAAAGTGCCGTCGAACGTTCTCGTGTTCTTGGACGAAGCTTACGCTGAATTTGCAACGGCTGCCGATTATCCGAAGATGGCTCCGCTGCTTTCGGAATACCCGAACTTGTTCCTCAACCGTACTTTCAGTAAAATTTATGGTTTGGCTGGGCTCCGTGTGGGTTATGCGATGGCAAGTGTTGAAGTTGTCCGTGCCATGTGGAAAATCAAACCGCCGTTTGACGTGAACCAGGCTGCTCAGGTGGCTGCCGTGGCTGCTCTTGCCGATACCGCTCACGTTGAAGCGACTCGCAAGAACAACGCTGTGGGCTTTGAATACTTGAATCGCGAACTTAGTGCGCTTGGCTTCAAGGTGCTCCCGACGCAGGCAAACTTTATCTGCGTGCATATTGGTGAACGCGCCAAGGAACTTGTTTCGTTCTTGGAACAGAACGGTATGATTGTTCGTGGCCTTACGAGCTTTGGTATGCCGGAACACATCCGCATCACGGTAGGCAAGCCCGAAGAAAACGAACTCCTTGTTTCGCTTGTCAAGAAGTGGGTCGGCTAG
- the hisN gene encoding histidinol-phosphatase, whose product MENREIAKAGVAPENLELLKIALKTAELAEENILKYYQNDVGVEWKADKTPVTIADKGTEELARKFWAKETPGFGVIGEEFGIESPDAEYQWVIDPIDGTKSFIHGVPLFGTLIGLYHKNVPIASVIRLPAMKSAVWAVNGGGAFLDGREVRASKVSQLSDALVLSGTVNTMEDKGFGEGFTKLRRSARLHRGWGDCYGYYLVAAGRAEIMVDPVVSMWDIAPFPLLMKEAGGKFSTIDGKTELFDVNGKPTAPIYEGFTSIATNGLLHDAALDCLLSSKL is encoded by the coding sequence ATGGAAAATCGCGAAATTGCAAAGGCAGGTGTCGCTCCCGAGAATCTGGAACTCTTGAAGATTGCGCTCAAGACGGCAGAACTTGCCGAAGAGAACATCCTCAAGTATTACCAGAACGATGTTGGCGTCGAATGGAAGGCGGATAAAACTCCCGTGACGATTGCGGACAAGGGAACCGAAGAACTCGCCCGTAAATTCTGGGCGAAGGAAACACCCGGCTTTGGTGTCATTGGCGAAGAATTCGGCATTGAAAGCCCGGATGCGGAATACCAGTGGGTGATTGACCCGATTGACGGCACCAAGTCGTTTATCCACGGTGTGCCTTTGTTCGGAACGCTGATCGGCCTTTATCACAAAAATGTTCCGATTGCAAGCGTGATTCGCTTACCGGCAATGAAGAGCGCTGTGTGGGCGGTGAATGGCGGCGGTGCATTCTTGGACGGTCGCGAAGTTCGCGCTTCGAAGGTATCGCAGTTGAGCGATGCGCTCGTGCTTTCGGGTACGGTCAACACGATGGAAGACAAGGGTTTTGGCGAAGGTTTTACGAAGCTCCGCCGCAGCGCTCGCTTGCATCGTGGCTGGGGCGATTGCTACGGCTATTACCTCGTGGCTGCAGGTCGTGCCGAAATCATGGTGGATCCGGTTGTGTCAATGTGGGACATTGCCCCGTTCCCGCTCTTGATGAAGGAAGCGGGTGGCAAGTTCAGTACCATTGACGGTAAGACCGAGCTCTTTGACGTAAACGGCAAGCCGACGGCTCCGATTTACGAAGGCTTCACGAGCATTGCGACGAACGGGCTCTTGCACGACGCCGCTCTTGACTGTCTACTAAGTTCTAAGCTCTAA
- a CDS encoding DNA internalization-related competence protein ComEC/Rec2: MVLLCTHFFRRHIQWVIFVSLVAGIIAHEGFPGILTTSNEQFASNERPVLTERECESEAKKESPTCIRAERSYEGNFGCGKVESRLPRPKGTAFIINISGKTVRLTEKRDLPDLPLPGDSICFEASWYPVTPPSVPGAFDTQNWLKSQNLAAYGKFKHWKAYPGDWTFERSFFKFRQFMQARFAKFLDPAETGLLMGLLAGDRSGIPEVLRSDFQRSGLVHVLAISGFHVVLLAGMLMIFLKATGLPHKIVIIIAVTLLAIYVPVTGGSPAVRRAVMMFAIPQIGTLFGKPANTLNSLGVALLLIILPEPSVIWNPGFQLSFAATAGIIIGTPHNPTKLLPDSFKQNKLWQKIQAFAIDPTYVTLCATLATAPFLIHHFKTLSPFAWFGNIIIVPAISLGMQAGLFAQLSPIDFICGTFCAAARFFLRLASLLTRILSDSAAASMTVGPFSPAVLLALGILILLLPVCYKNYIARKYAFICVIAAAALFAFESYCEVLHPSWTLTTIDVGQGDSHLIKAPSGRYFLVDAGDNSRQDSGKDIIVPFLHHIGVNKLDALIITHPDKDHFGGALSLLKMFPVRELWTSDCSMKESKPDWQQVLSEARKRNIPIRNIHRGILWKENYFEMRTIHPRNDVCVEANEGSITLRLKGLGHSAVLTGDLTVKGEKEIMKTDAYLKSEVLKLGHHGSKTSSSVPFLNAVSPTYAIIPSGRKNRFRHPHKQVTYRLDSLNIPYINTAKKGTITFTFVPDSVSYTTMW, translated from the coding sequence ATGGTACTTTTGTGTACTCATTTCTTCAGAAGGCACATCCAATGGGTGATTTTTGTGTCTTTAGTGGCTGGAATTATCGCCCACGAGGGGTTTCCGGGGATATTAACAACTTCGAACGAACAATTTGCGAGCAACGAACGCCCGGTATTAACCGAGCGTGAGTGCGAGAGCGAGGCGAAGAAGGAGTCCCCGACATGCATAAGAGCCGAGCGATCTTATGAGGGCAATTTCGGGTGTGGAAAAGTTGAATCCAGGCTCCCACGGCCCAAAGGTACCGCGTTTATCATCAATATTTCGGGAAAAACCGTGCGCCTGACCGAAAAGCGGGATCTGCCGGACCTCCCCTTGCCTGGGGATTCCATCTGTTTTGAGGCATCGTGGTACCCCGTGACGCCCCCGAGCGTGCCTGGCGCTTTTGACACGCAAAATTGGCTAAAATCGCAAAATTTGGCCGCTTATGGCAAATTCAAGCATTGGAAAGCGTATCCCGGCGATTGGACTTTCGAACGTAGCTTTTTTAAGTTCCGGCAATTTATGCAGGCGAGATTCGCAAAGTTTCTCGACCCCGCCGAAACGGGCCTCTTGATGGGGCTATTGGCAGGTGACCGCTCGGGGATTCCAGAAGTACTGCGGAGCGATTTTCAGAGGTCGGGGCTTGTACACGTGCTTGCGATTAGCGGTTTTCACGTGGTTTTGCTCGCGGGAATGCTCATGATTTTCTTGAAAGCGACCGGGCTTCCGCATAAAATCGTCATCATCATCGCCGTGACGCTTCTCGCGATTTACGTTCCCGTCACAGGAGGATCGCCAGCTGTTCGCCGTGCGGTCATGATGTTCGCCATCCCGCAAATTGGTACCTTGTTCGGGAAACCTGCGAATACACTTAACAGCTTAGGCGTCGCTTTGCTCCTTATCATCTTGCCGGAACCTAGCGTCATCTGGAATCCGGGATTCCAGCTTTCTTTTGCCGCCACCGCAGGCATCATCATCGGCACACCGCATAACCCAACAAAGCTTTTGCCTGACAGTTTCAAGCAAAATAAGCTTTGGCAAAAGATTCAAGCATTCGCCATCGACCCTACGTACGTTACACTCTGCGCCACACTCGCCACAGCGCCGTTCCTCATCCATCATTTCAAAACGCTTTCGCCGTTCGCATGGTTCGGAAACATCATCATCGTGCCTGCGATTTCGCTTGGCATGCAGGCGGGGCTTTTCGCACAGCTCTCGCCCATTGACTTTATCTGCGGAACATTCTGCGCTGCCGCGAGATTCTTTTTGCGATTGGCATCGCTTTTGACGCGAATACTCTCGGATTCTGCGGCAGCCTCAATGACCGTCGGGCCATTTTCGCCTGCGGTACTGCTAGCACTCGGAATCTTGATTTTACTTCTGCCGGTTTGCTACAAGAACTACATCGCCCGCAAGTACGCGTTTATATGCGTTATAGCCGCCGCCGCTTTATTCGCGTTTGAAAGTTACTGCGAAGTTCTGCACCCGTCGTGGACGCTCACGACCATTGATGTCGGGCAAGGCGACAGCCACCTCATCAAGGCGCCATCCGGCAGATATTTTCTCGTGGACGCTGGCGACAACAGCCGCCAAGATTCCGGCAAAGACATCATCGTTCCGTTCTTGCATCACATTGGTGTGAACAAGCTCGATGCGCTCATCATCACGCACCCCGACAAGGACCATTTCGGCGGAGCGCTTTCGCTATTGAAAATGTTCCCCGTCAGGGAACTTTGGACAAGTGATTGTTCTATGAAAGAAAGCAAACCCGACTGGCAACAAGTCCTCAGCGAAGCCCGCAAAAGGAACATTCCCATCCGCAACATTCATCGCGGCATTCTATGGAAAGAGAACTACTTCGAAATGCGAACAATCCACCCACGAAACGATGTCTGCGTCGAAGCCAACGAAGGGAGCATCACACTTAGGCTCAAGGGGCTCGGACATTCAGCTGTGCTTACCGGAGACCTCACCGTCAAAGGCGAAAAAGAAATCATGAAAACAGACGCCTATCTGAAAAGCGAAGTGTTGAAGCTCGGGCATCACGGTTCCAAGACATCCAGCAGCGTACCGTTCTTGAACGCAGTCTCCCCCACGTACGCCATTATCCCAAGCGGTCGCAAGAACCGGTTCCGACACCCACACAAGCAAGTGACCTACCGCCTCGACTCGCTTAACATTCCCTACATCAACACCGCAAAAAAAGGGACGATAACATTCACGTTCGTCCCTGATTCAGTAAGCTATACAACAATGTGGTAA
- a CDS encoding DUF4416 family protein, whose amino-acid sequence MKASQFSENAQLIAFVLQKGSEWDPNVIELLEKTWGPIRHKGRLFAFDKTDYYKPEMGDGLYRGVVSFEKEIPPETIAEEKERSNALELTTASAETPELRHVNIDIGYMDMDKVVLPSYKRGPFKLYAGKGVWLDMLLTYAKGVFHPTAWAFDDFVRNPYQHDLQLIREKFKKARKGV is encoded by the coding sequence ATGAAAGCTTCTCAATTCTCTGAAAATGCGCAGCTGATTGCGTTTGTCTTGCAAAAGGGCTCTGAATGGGACCCGAACGTTATTGAACTATTGGAAAAGACTTGGGGACCTATTCGCCACAAGGGCCGACTCTTTGCTTTTGACAAGACTGATTACTACAAGCCCGAAATGGGCGATGGTCTGTATCGCGGTGTCGTCTCTTTTGAAAAGGAGATCCCGCCGGAGACGATAGCCGAAGAGAAGGAACGCAGCAACGCTTTGGAACTCACGACTGCATCGGCTGAGACTCCGGAACTGCGCCATGTGAATATTGACATTGGCTATATGGACATGGACAAAGTGGTTCTCCCAAGCTACAAGCGCGGTCCGTTCAAGCTCTATGCGGGCAAGGGTGTGTGGCTCGACATGCTTTTGACGTATGCGAAGGGCGTTTTCCACCCGACGGCTTGGGCATTTGACGATTTCGTGCGGAATCCCTACCAGCACGATTTACAACTCATCCGCGAAAAGTTCAAGAAAGCGCGTAAGGGAGTATAG